atatacgCTCATATAAAATGGTTTTCACAACTACACTTGTTTGTTTGCACTTACCCAACAACCTTTGTACAGAAaccaaactgtgtgtgtgttagaaaggaacccaaaaaaataaaggattatggtggcagcagcagcaaatgatggagagggggaaaaaaaaaaaaaaaaatgtttttgcataCAACAGTTTttaggatgaagaggaggaaatGAAAGAGTTGGCAACCCGGTTTTGATGCTCCGAGAGTTTCCTGTCCTCCGAAACACACACGGATCAGAGTTTGTTAAAAGTTGATGATTGGTCTGTTTGGTCTGAAgtgccagaaatctttctgctTCACCTTCCTTCTTTTGTGTGAAACTCTGCTCTTTACTGGTTCTCAGGGGGAGTTCTGGTGGTCAGACCATGGCACGGTAAGGGCCCTGCATCTTGAGGAACTGGATGATGAAGGACGGGCCGCCGGCGACGATCTGCGGCGGGAGCTGGCTCAGCGGGCAGTTCTCGATGCTCATGATGGACAGCTTGCTGCAGAGCGCCAGCTCGAAGGGCAGCCCGTGCAGATTGGGGTTGTCGTTCAGGTACagttcctccaggttctccagagTGCCTGAGGAACACATTGGTTAGGTTTAGGGCTGATTAATGTAAACACTTGTTAATTGTGTGGCTTggagttgtttgtttttaggaaAGTGAATGTTAAATCAACACACCAATCTCTTCAGGCAGGTGTTGTAGGAGGTTCTCTCCCAGCCCCAGGTGAGTCAGGTTGGTAAGATGGCCTATCCCTCTGGGTAGAGTGGTCAGCTGATTGTTGGTCAAGACCAGTTTCTGGAAAATATAATAGTcttagaatagaataaaatatgtCCGTCTTAGAAACTTTAGGGGGAGGgaagtgggtgtgtgtgtgtgtaatgtgattgGTAGTacttacctacacacacaaacccctccCTCCCTACCCACACTAGCCAAACAAACTAGATTACGACGTTTACATTGGTGATGACAATAACTGCAGCTATCGTGACGGACCTGCAGGTCTTTCAGGTAGGCGATCTCGTTGGGGAGAGACTCCAGCTTGTTCTCCTCCAGGTCGAGCTCACGCAGCTTCCTCAAGTTGCCGATCCCGTGAGGTAACTTCTTCAGCAGGTTGTTGGACAAGACAAGGACCTGGACACAAAGGGGTGTTAAAACACACAACCCCCACTATgcatcacacaatcacaaaaaCCATGACGGTCAAAAGCAGCTCACCTCAAGCGAAGCGAGTCCACACACGTCCTCGGGAATCTTGGTCAGCTGGTTGGTGGCCAGGTTGAGTTCCACCATGCTGGTCCACGTGCCGAAATCCAACGGCAGTGAGGTCAACTGGTTATCCTAGAGAAAGACCGTACAGAAATTATAACAATCGAGTATAACACGAGCCTCTATTCCATCAGGATTCCATTCACTCACCTTCATGTTGAGCTTGCTGAGAACTTTGGCTCGTGAGAAGATGCCGAAGGGGATCTTGTTGACGCGGTTGTGCTCCATGTTGAGGGAGTAGATGGTGGAGAACTGCGATGGTCCTCCCACAGGATACGACTGGAAACAGTTACGTGCCAGCGTCAGACTCGTCAGGTTGACCAGGCTGGAGAGCAGACCCTGCGGATAACACAGGAGCATACTGGACTGTTCCTCTGCttgtatttagaaaaaaaaaaaaaaaaggtttcaattaaagttactattttatccctaatgagcaagtctgcggtgaggaagaaaccaggtttaggtgacactggacagtaaataatgtcctttctacaacagcaaccaagggcccatgaggaactaataggtcagtgtagtaaataaaatacatccaagacaaaaataaattagagcAACTAAACACCACCATATGCAAACCTCtctaacacacagtgtaaaaaccATCACAGAGTACAATTAACCAAACTTCCCTTCTCAACATTACAGCTCAATTTCTAGATTAATTCTGGAAACAACAAAATGAAGGTTTCGTGTAACCAAAGCATCACAAAGTTTAACACAATCAACAATAAAACCActgaaaatattaatattaaatgtcGCTCAGTCCCACAGCCATTTAACATTACAGATCACACAGCTGAGCTTCCTCATAAAGCAATGAACCCTTTATGCTCAAGAATCACACTGGACAACAAGATCCTCAGGCTCACCATCACCACAGGGCAGCACCAAGCATACAGCTTAGTATGGACACTATACAGAGTGTTAATAAAATAGTCAAAAGACTGTGTTGTGGTATTTTTGGGGCTGATAATATTCAGAAAAAATGAAcagccctaacacacacacaaagatcacAAATACTCACTGAACAAATTCAATAcaaacaccactgcatccatAGAAGCATCACCCAGTTAGAAGTTTCAGGAGATTAGGTGCAGTGATGGATAAGCAAGAGATAAATCAAACAGAAATTTCTTAATTGTTCTTAAGAGAAGCATGCATCTTTACTTACAGCATcacctgtttttattattaatatacaccgatcaggcatagcattatgaccacttatataatattgtgttggcccccccCTTttctgccgaaacagccctgacccgtcctgcactgtgtattctgacccctttctatcagaaccagcattaacttcttcagcagtttgagcaacagtagctcgtctgttggatcggctcacacgggccagcctccGATAGCCActcttgatagatactgaccactgcagaccgggaacaccccacaagagctgcagttttggagatgctctgatccagtggtctaaccatcacaatttggcccttcgtcaaactcgctcaaatccttacacttgtccatttttcctgcttctaacatcaacttggaggacaaaatgttcacttgctgcctaatatatcccacccactaacaggtgccatggtgaggagatcatcagtcttattcacttcacctctcacggCTCATAATGTtgtacctgatcggtgtatattattattattaagaatacTACTtctacaataacaataaaaaataacacacatttcTAGACTCGGCCCAAAGAAATTTGTGCTTTAtaaaagacaggaaggaagcaACCACCACCACAAGCCCGAGATTTCTAAAAATTAGGAGCAGAGATACCggtcccacacacacccacacacacacacacacccacacacacacaccccatgtgTGTCAAATACATCACTGCAGATTTGGTGCCTGCAAAGCAAAACTCTAATTCAACTCCATAACACTATTTCAGTTTGAACATTAAAGGGCAACAccactggacacacacagacgatttaataaaatattcactgAGGTCAGATTGATGTTGAGTCTCTGATGTCACAACACACATTGTCCAGCCAAATAAAatgtcctttaaaaaaaaaaaaaaagaatcagcaAAAAGAGCCACTAAACATCAAAAACTTGTCaaaacaactgaacacacacacgcagagtgTTCTGAATCcactccaacaccaccacatgATCTGTCCATTCTGGAAACCAACTATGGAGAAAATTTGAAGCCAGATGTAGACATTACAACAGGACGGCATTCTTCATTCAGAAACCTTGATTGCTGTGAAGTTTAATAAAAACCTGTTCAATTCTAATGTCCAAAGACGAGCTCATCTTTCCTGACTGACAAGAACTAAGACTTTCTACAAAGATAAGGAAATTGAACACACTCCTCGAGTCCCACAGCCAAGtcacacacagcaaacacttcaagccactttaaaaaaaagtttcatttgaCAATCACACCAATCTGCAGCTGTACATTTACACCCGTAATGAAGAGGCTAATCGCTAAGCTCAAGAAAAATAACAGTTGCACATTTATTGAAACgggattatttgtgtgtttcttgaGTGACTTTTGCATCAATACTTTTCAAAGACTAAATTTATCATGTAAGAGCAGTGTGTATTTAAAGCTACTTTATTTGCACACAACAGCTCCAGAACATCATGCTCAgcacagatggatggatgaatgctAAAGCTGTCACTATTTAACGATATACACTTTGTCCATacatgttgaggttctctttgggagggacacgtttggacaggattagggacgactacatcagagggacagctcatgttggacgtctgggggacaaagttagggaggccagattaagatggtttggacatgtccagaggagggagagtgagtatattggtaggagaatgttggacatggagctgccaggaaggaggcaaagaggaaggccaaagaggaggtatatggatggaataaatgaggatatgaaactagtgggtgtaagtgttgaggatgcagaagatagggataggtggagagagaggattcgctgtggagacccctgaagggaaaagcccaaagaagaagacaCTTTGTCCATACAAATGTGCGCCTAAGAcagcttttcattttattgtttagCGTCTGATCCAGCAGCAAGCACCCTAAAAGTTTTCACCCTtcatgagcaagcctgaggcaacggcAAGGAAAACCTCcttgagatgatatgaagaagaaaccttgagagaaagcAGGCTCGTTTGACACCGGACAGTAAATGATGTAAACGATGCTCTTTCTACAATTGTTTATAGATAAACGAAACAAAGTGGATAGAAAAACGACGGCTCAACATCCATTCGTCTCCCGACGTTACACGTTTATTTCTAAACTCATCACGGcataaagaagaaagaaatctgTTCTTAAACACTGGAAGCCACCACCTAGATTTCAGAGACGGTCCGACCGATCAGACGCAGAGGGATCGAGCCGTACCACTGGAACCTAcaatgttctccctgtgcttggtgggtttcctcccaaagacttgcttctaggctgattggagtctctgaATTCCCcgtagtgtgtgactgtgtgagtgaatgagagtgtgtgtgtgccctgcgatgggttggcactccgtccattgtgtatcctgccttgatgacCGATGACGCCTGaaataggcacaggctccccgtgacccgaggatagatcggataagcggtacagacaatgaaatgaaaagaaaagtatTTTTACACGTTTGTATATTTGACTTAAATACAGGTTTCAAAATTGTTTGGAATCAGAGAATTTTTCTGGATAATCAAGCACTCTTTATTAGATCATAATCACATCTCAGTATTGTCTACAATAATCACAATATGAATTTTTAACCAAATCATGCAGCCttcgttaacacacacacacaaacacaagacagATCTGTGAACTAACTGACTATGACCTAACACTGAAATACTCTTAAATACTTGTACGGCAACATCGCAAAATCCTTCTCCGTGTTGACCGGCAACGAGCTGCAGCCGCGTCCTAAAATCATCATTTCCCGGCCACTTCAGGCGAGAATCACAATCGGTAGCAACACAAGTGTTAGCTGGGCATAGTGGTATATCTAGACTCACCATATCATCTGGTTCCAAGTGACAACTACAACTGCTACTAGTACTATCAAGTCAAGCACCTTCAATCGAAAAAAGTCGATCAAGCTCAAGTTTTCACAACTCCACTTACAGGACGCAATGTTAAAGCTGAAAGCTCATTACTTCCTCTGTTCATGGTTCGTTACAAATTCGGCTAAATCGTCGGTCACCTTGTCAGGGGTTTAAGAGTGAGGAGACGGGACGACGCCCGGCCCTTACCTCGGGCAGCACGGAGATGTTGTTGTTCTCGAGGTTTAACTCTTCCAGCTCCCGGCACTTGGCTAACGATCGGGGGATCGCCGACAGCCTGTTGTAGCGCAGACCCAGGCGGTTTATGCTCGACAGATTGCCTGCgacagaagaaaataaacagcaatTTTTACCAAGGGCATGACGATCCTAAAAATACAACATATACATatgacatttaaataaaaaaacaaaacaaagtaaaacCAATTAAGCAAACAATCACACAAAAGAAACTGTGGTCAGATCCCGAGAAATCAGATGGTTTATGTTTCAGACCTGCagcaaatcaaaataaaaagccACAGAATAAAGCTAAACCACCGGACAATCCCGAGGCGCGACTGCAGCAGCGCCGGACCAATCACATGTCGATAAAGGAAACGGAGGGGTGTGGCGGAGCAACAGGGCTCCATCGGTACATTCTGCCGGTTTAAAAAGGCCCGGACACATACGCGGACAAAACCAAAAAAGCAAGCGTTTCGCTCAGACGAGAACAGAAAACGAGATGACCTAAACTGTCCAGCTCAAGAATGAACAATGACAAACTTGGAGGACTACAGTATCGTCAAGTCCATAATGCAGGAGCACCTGAAACAGACATTCAACAACGGatccttaaaaaaaacacaaatcaaagCTCGAGGAAGCGGTCAATCGGAATTCGCTCTGGA
This genomic window from Hemibagrus wyckioides isolate EC202008001 linkage group LG27, SWU_Hwy_1.0, whole genome shotgun sequence contains:
- the shoc2 gene encoding leucine-rich repeat protein SHOC-2 — its product is MSGALGKDKDCKEKEAKVLVGKERDKDPKAPAGLGKEGKEPKTKGKDAKDGKKDASGAPPAVAFSVDNTIKRPNPATGARKKSGNAEVAKELVKCREENATRLDLSKRSIHLLPPSVKELTPLTELYLYSNKLQSLPAELGCLSGLVTLALSENSLTSLPDSLENLKRLRMLDLRHNKLREIPPVVYRLSSLTTLYLRFNRITAVEKDIRNLSKLTMLSIRENKIKQLPAEIGELCNLITLDVAHNQLEHLPKEIGNCTQITNLDLQHNELLDLPETIGNLSSINRLGLRYNRLSAIPRSLAKCRELEELNLENNNISVLPEGLLSSLVNLTSLTLARNCFQSYPVGGPSQFSTIYSLNMEHNRVNKIPFGIFSRAKVLSKLNMKDNQLTSLPLDFGTWTSMVELNLATNQLTKIPEDVCGLASLEVLVLSNNLLKKLPHGIGNLRKLRELDLEENKLESLPNEIAYLKDLQKLVLTNNQLTTLPRGIGHLTNLTHLGLGENLLQHLPEEIGTLENLEELYLNDNPNLHGLPFELALCSKLSIMSIENCPLSQLPPQIVAGGPSFIIQFLKMQGPYRAMV